The Eggerthella guodeyinii sequence TATACCACGCCGCCGAGCTGCACCGCCTGCACGAACGCGCGCAACTCCGACACGAAGAACACCGTCTCGTGGACGTTGGGCACGTCGGTGTCGGGCTTGTACGCAGCCATCAAGGTTGAGCGCCGAATCGACGGAGGCTCGTGGGCGCAGATCGCGAGCGTCTCCGGCACGGCGACGTCGTACGTCGACGCATCCACCAGCGCCAACCATGCGTATGCCTACCGCGTCCGCGCAAGCAACGCCGCCGGCAACAGCGGATACAAGGAGTCGGGCACCACCTACAACACGCCGGCGGCACCGACCAACGTCACGGCGGTGCGCAAGACGGCGACCGTCGTCACCGTGACGATGGACAACCCCGCGCTCACGGCCACGGCGGCCGAAGTGCAGCGTTCGACCGATTCCTCAACGTGGGCGATCATACGCACCATCACGTCCAGCAACGTCACGTCATTCGAGGACACGCCAGGCGGCGGAACGTTCTACTATCGCGTCCGCACCACGCGAAACCCCCTCGCAAGCGCCTGGTCGGAACCTTCCAACAAGGTGATCACCATCATCGCCCCCTCCGCCCCCACCCTGCTGGCACCCGCTTCGGGCGTCGTGGTGCCGAAAACCCAACAAACCGTGCGCTTCACGTGGGTGCACAACCCCATCGACGGAAGCGCGCAGACGAGCGCGGAAGTCGCGACGTCAATCGACGGCGGCACCACCTGGACCACGCATGCTGCACCCGACAAGCAGTACCTCGACGTTGCTGCAACCTGGGACATCAATGCCACCGTTGCCTGGCGCGTGCGCACGAAGGGCGCGCATGCCGATTTCGGCGCATGGTCGAGCACGCGCACGTTCCGTGTCTACCAGGTGCCGACCGTCACCATAACGTCCCCCGCCGCCGACGGCCAGGTCCTCATCGACGTGCCCGTCCGTGTAGCCTGGGACTATGGCGATCCCTCAGGCCGACAGCAGCAGGCAACCGTAACCGTGAAGTCGAGCGACGGAACCACGCTGTTTTCCAAAACGATCCAGGGCGAGACGAAAACCATCGATATTGGCTCCAACGAAATGCTGCCCGAAAATAATTCGTCATTCACGATCACGGTTTCCGCCATATCCACGTCGTCGCTTGGCGTGCAGACAACGCGCACGTTCAAGACCGCATATCGAGAACCGGCCGTCCCCGAGCTCATCGTCGAGCGGGACTCCGTCTACGGGCGCGTCTCCATCTCCTGCTTCTCGGGCGACCACAGCGGCGTCGACCTGCCGGCGACAGCATCGCTCGGCATCTTCCGGAAAAACGCAGACGGGCGTCTGACCTGCATCGCCGACAAAGTGCCATCCGGCACGGGCGCGGTCGACCAGTATCCTCCGCTCGATCAGCAGCTCACGTACCGCGTAGTGGCCTACACCGACAACGGGCTCACCTCGCTCAATGAGACGCCCGTCGTCGTGCCGTCCCGCGGATTCGTGTTCATCAACTTCAACGCCTCACACTCTTATGCCGACGTGGCCAAGGTGGCGATGGACGTGGCATGGAGCACCGACCGACAGCCCGACAGCGAGATCATCGACACCGAGGGAAACGAGGACCCGCTCGTGTTCTACGGATCGGCCACCCAAACCTCATCCGAGATCTCGGGCAGCGTCTGGTGGCGTGCTGACACGACGCCGGACGACTGGGCAGACGCGCCATCGATGGCCTCCGCATTCGAGCGGCTAGCGAACGATCGCGGCATCAAGATCGTCCGCTATCCTCACGGCGCCGTAGAGCCCGCGCATATCACGTGCAAGCTGTCGACATCCTCAGCGAATCCGTTGGTCAAAGGCGTGGAACTGAGCGGAAGGAAGGTGAGGGCGCATGGACTGGTCCTCTAGCGGTCGCATCGACACGTTCAGGTACGTGCGCGTCACGTGGGATGATCGCCAAGAGACCGAGGAACTCGTCGGCATCACCGGCGGCTCTCTCGAACGCAACGATCGAACGGCTATCAAGGTTTCCGGCTCGCTCACCTACGTCGACGAACCGGATCTCGGGCGCGATCTGCTGCGCGTGTATTCCGACAGCTTCGACCCGCAAACCGGCGAGCGGATCAGCATCGCCCACGGCACCTACCTCGTGGCCACCCCGTCGAGCACCTACCGCGGCGCCATCGAAGAAGGCACGGCCGACCTGTACGGGGTGCTGCAGGTGCTCGCCGAAGACGCACTCGAAGCCCCGCTCGTGTTGGCGGCGGGCGACGGAGCGCTCGAGAAGGCGAAGGAGCTCGTCACCGGAGCCGGTCTCGACGTGGTGGCGTCGACATCGACGGCTAAACTGACCGCTCCTGCGGTGTTCGACGACGAGGACGCCAGCAAGCTCGATGCCGTCAACTGGCTTTTAAGCTTCGCCGGCTTCGAATCGGCCACCTGCGACGGGTTCGGCAACGTACTGCTGCGCCCCTACGTCAACCCGGCGGATCGCGCGCCCTCCTTCACGCTGCGAGACGACGACGCTTGCGTCTACCGCAGCGGCGTCGTGCGCGAATGCGACACGTTTTCAGTGCCGAACGTCGTCACCGTGACGTGCACGAGCGCGAGCAACGATGCGCCCTTGGCCGCCACAGCGGAGAACAACGACCCGGCCAGTCCGTTCTCCACTGCCGCACGAGGACGGCGCATCGTCTACAAGGAAAGCATCAGCGACATCGCCGGCAGCGACGAGCTCGAAGCGAAGGCGGCGTCGCTGCTAGCGGCAAAAACATCGATTGCGGAAACGTTCGAAATCGTCCATGCCTACCTGCCGATGACCATGGGCGACGTCTGCGACTTCGTGTACGACCGCGCGGGCATTCGGCGAAACGACCTCGTCGCCGTACGCCAGACCATGGCCCTGCGCCCCGGCATGGAATGCACCACCGAATTCCAACGCTGCCTGAAAGGATAAGGGCATGGCGTTTTGCGACAACCATACCGCTCATGAGGAGCACTTTACACGGTTGGACAAGCGCGTTGACGAGCTTGAGGATCGGGATTTCGAGAAAACCCAGCTCATAGCTCGTATGGATGCCATCTTGTCACAGCTGCAGCGGCTGTACTGGGTCATCGTCACCTCATGCGCCGGCGCGATGGCCACGGCCCTGCTCGCAATGTTCAGCACTCGATAGGAGAAAGGAACGACCATGGATGCGTTTGAAATCGCCCAACTCATGGCAGGACGTCCAACCCAGCGTCCTTTGAAGATGCGCTTCGGCACGGTCACCGCCCTCGACTCGGACACCACTCTGTCGGTCCGGCCGGACGGCCAAGAAGAAACCGTTCCCGTCGTGCG is a genomic window containing:
- a CDS encoding fibronectin type III domain-containing protein, yielding MEASISRSNDTQVWVSVRGVATSGSGWEAAYQYGVYNYVGYYYESSGYALASDSASGVLNGTETVADYTREFGPFNRRSASYSLKFFSWVRGTTVNGYGAWAGSAEAQLWVTIPALPVYAPKPVTALTAARASDARMNLSWTNHPDTTHPYASILVERQVDNGTWSQIASIDGTSASYADTATAAGHVYRYRVRSSNSAGSSAYATSGFTYTTPPSCTACTNARNSDTKNTVSWTLGTSVSGLYAAIKVERRIDGGSWAQIASVSGTATSYVDASTSANHAYAYRVRASNAAGNSGYKESGTTYNTPAAPTNVTAVRKTATVVTVTMDNPALTATAAEVQRSTDSSTWAIIRTITSSNVTSFEDTPGGGTFYYRVRTTRNPLASAWSEPSNKVITIIAPSAPTLLAPASGVVVPKTQQTVRFTWVHNPIDGSAQTSAEVATSIDGGTTWTTHAAPDKQYLDVAATWDINATVAWRVRTKGAHADFGAWSSTRTFRVYQVPTVTITSPAADGQVLIDVPVRVAWDYGDPSGRQQQATVTVKSSDGTTLFSKTIQGETKTIDIGSNEMLPENNSSFTITVSAISTSSLGVQTTRTFKTAYREPAVPELIVERDSVYGRVSISCFSGDHSGVDLPATASLGIFRKNADGRLTCIADKVPSGTGAVDQYPPLDQQLTYRVVAYTDNGLTSLNETPVVVPSRGFVFINFNASHSYADVAKVAMDVAWSTDRQPDSEIIDTEGNEDPLVFYGSATQTSSEISGSVWWRADTTPDDWADAPSMASAFERLANDRGIKIVRYPHGAVEPAHITCKLSTSSANPLVKGVELSGRKVRAHGLVL